The Mobula birostris isolate sMobBir1 chromosome 1, sMobBir1.hap1, whole genome shotgun sequence sequence GTGTGTCATCAAAAGAATGGGACGTCATCTAGACAACTCCCGCACCTCCTCCCAAACCTTCAACCTCATCTATGAAGAAGCCAAGACCAGTGAGTGCATGGGtgccctggacccatcatataaatataattgcacagaaagcacgacagcacctctacttcctcaggagtctgcagagattcagcatgtcatcataaaccttggcaaacttctatagatgtgtggtgactGGCCGCATTACAGGGTGCGATGGGATCACCAATACACCAATCTCttcgagtggaaaatcctacaaaaggtcatggatttggcccagtacatcacggataaagccctcccaactattgagcacatctacatgaaaattCACTGTagagaagcagcatccatcatcaaagatcctcaccacccaggccatgctcttttctaactgctgtcatcaggtagaaggtacaagtgcctcaggactcaccccaccaggttcaaggacagttactagcacacaccaccaggctcttaaacaaaagaggataactacactcatacaaacaacaggaattctgcagatgctggaaattcaagcaacacacatcaaagttgctggtgaacgcagcaggccaggcagcatctctaggaagaggtgcagttgacgtttcaggccgagacccttcatcaggactaactgaaggaagagtgagtaagtgatttgaaagttggagggggagggggagatccaaaatgataggagaagacaggagggggagggatggagccaagagctggacgggtgattggataactacactcattctgttTCTGGTGTTCAATGGTCCCACTTTAAAGACTCTTCCATTTTCAGTTTGCTATTCATCGATCCtttttatagttactgttctatagatttgctaagtatgcccgcagaagaaTAATATCAGGATTGTATCTggcgacatgtatgtactctgataataaatttttctttgaacttttgaaaactACAAGTTTTCCTCTAAGCTGTACACCTGAGTTGTTCCTCCATTTACGTAACTTCCTCCCCAACAACCTTATGGGAGCTAAACACTAACTTCTCAGGGGCAATAACTTATTAGAAAAGAATGTTTGGTGGTGTTTGAAggttggcacagtagtgtagctagTAGAGCGAAACCTTTTCGCACCACTAACTTAGGTTCAATagtgacctctggtgctgtctatatggacttcgcACATTCTCTCTTTGATCAGGTGGCGTTCctcagatgctccggtttcccttTACATCCCAAAGCGaattagtaggtcaattggccaTTTTAAGTTACCTCGAGTCCAGTGTGTTGTCGAGTGTTATAATCAGAGATGAGAACCAGTTACAGTATAAGGGAAATTTGTTAGTGGACGGAATTGATTTGAGCAGGCAATAACCCCTGGGGATGAATTAGCCTTCTTTTATTTCACCTGGAAATTGATAGAAACTTACCAGCGATAAATCCTAAAGGGGATATTTGATTTCTTTTGAAACAAATAGCtttaaaattatataaaaagTCAAAAGCTGTAAATAGTAGTGATCATCAATAAGGCGGAACAGTGCTTGCGTGGCCGCAGTAACCACGGGTCCGGTCGGACGAATTACTGTGAGGACGAGTTTGCTGACGTGTGTGCAGGACTTCGCTGCCTTTCCGCAATCAGGCTCCAGTTTGACAATGCGTAGCTCGGTTTTCTCGGTTCTCACCCGCTTCTCCCAGGAGTACGCGGCCGGCACTCCTCTCCGGCTGAAACTGCTCGACTCCTACCTGCTGTACATGGCGCTGAGCGGCGCCACCCAGTTCCTATACTGCGCGCTGGTCGGCACCTTCCCCTTCAACTCGTTCCTGTCCGGCTTCATCGCCTGCGTGGGCTCTTTCGTGCTGGCGGGTGAGTACAAGGGTTCGAGAATGGAGTCGGGAgcaggggagggtggggtgggtaAGGCTGAGAGGGTACAGGCCTGTTGTGGGGCCTTGTGtgagaggcaggagattgggtggTGTGGGAAGCTGGGGCCAGAGTACAAAAATATGCAAAAGGAAGGAGAATCTGGATTGGGGGTGAGGATGGCCGTCGCTGTTGTGGGCGGTTGAGGTAGGTATTGGGGGCAATACAGCTTGGTTTGACTCTCTGGTAAACCCATTGGATTGCATGTCACCAAAGAACAAGATGATTTTTC is a genomic window containing:
- the dad1 gene encoding dolichyl-diphosphooligosaccharide--protein glycosyltransferase subunit DAD1, which produces MRSSVFSVLTRFSQEYAAGTPLRLKLLDSYLLYMALSGATQFLYCALVGTFPFNSFLSGFIACVGSFVLAVCLRIQINPQNKGDFIGISPERAFADFLFASTILHLVVINFIG